In Actinoplanes octamycinicus, the genomic window GCGGTGAGGCTGAGCTGGATGTCTGGGCCGGGCATCAGGACGCGGCCGCCGCGCACGGCCCGGCGCAGGCGGGGAAGCAGGTGCGGGTCGCCGGGCCCGTAGACGGCCCGGGGGCGGAGGACGACCGCTCCGGCGGCCAGGGCCAGGCTTTCGCCGGCGGCCTTGGTTCTTCCGTACGCGGTGAGCCCGCCCCGCGGATGATCCTCCCGGATGGGGGCGGGACTGGGGGCGTAGACGCTGGCGCTGCTCACCCAGATCAGCGGGCGGTCGCCGGCGGCTTCCAGCAGGCGGGCGGTGCCGTCCACGTTGACCTGGTGGAACCGGGCGGCGGCGGCGCGTCCGGGCGGTGGGTCGCCGACCGCGGCGGCCAGGTGCACGATCAGGTCGGCGCCGGTGAGGTCGGGGACGGTTCGGGTGGCGTCCCACGGTCGGTGTTCGCCGAGCGGCCCGGGGCGGCGGCCGAGACAGATGACCTGGGCGCCGGCTGCGGCGGCGGCCCGGGCCACGGCGGAACCGCAGAAGCCGCTCGCCCCGGTGACCGCGACCCGCATCCCGCGCCATGGTCCGGGGGTCATCGGGTGGGGGCCAGGATCAGGCGGGACCAGCCGGGGAGGGCGCTGCGGCGGTCGACCCGGGCGGCGGTCACTCGCGGGCGGTGCCGGGCCAGGGCCTGGAGGGCGTCGGCGATCTGGAGCCGGGCCAGGCGGGCGCCGGGGCAGGCGTGCGAGCCGGCGCCGAAGACCAGCTGGGCGACCTGGGGTGGGGCCGGGGCGGCGGGGCACGGGTCGGTGCGGTGCGCGTCGACGGCGTGGCGGGCCACCAGGATCAGCCGGTCGCCGGCGTCGACCGGGCAGGAGCCGAGTGTGCCGGGGGCGGCGGCTACCCGCGGGAGCAGCGGGGTCGGGGCGGTGACCCGGAGGAGTTCCGAGGTGAGGGCATCCGGGGCGGACTCGGCGTAGGCCCACAGGTCGGCGTCGGCGCACCAGGCCGCGGCCCGGGGCAGGGCGGCCACGGTGGTGTTGACCGCGGCGACGGCGAGCATCGCGGCGAGCGCGGACCCGTCCGCGGAAGCGGAAGCAGAAGCAGGAGCGGGAGCGGAAGCGGAAGCACAGGCCGAGGCGGTGGCGGAGGGAGAAGCGAACGCCGAGGTGGGGGAGTCGGTGGAAGCGGACGCCGGGGTGGGGCAGGTGGAGGGCTGGGTGAGCAGGTCGGTGAGGTGGGCGGTCGCGGTTCGGGCGGCGCGGCGGGCGCCGGGGCGGGGTGGGCCGGGCAGGTGTTCGCGGGCGGCGGCGGCTGCTGCGGAGCGGGCCGCGGCGGCCAGGGCGCGGGGGTCGACGTCCGTGCCGAGCAGGGCGGCGGCGGTGGCGCCGGCCATCTCGGCGGTGACGTCGACCAGGTCGATCGGGGTGCCTTCGGCCAGGGGCGCGAGACGGCGGTCGAGCACTTCGGTCCAGATCGGACGGAGGCGCTGGACGCCTTCGGCGCTGAGCGCGTCGGCGAGACCGCGCCGGGAGCCGCGGTGGTCGGCGCCGTCCTGGTTGAACAGCAACTCGCCGCCGGTCAGGTCGCCGGCCGCGCCGCCGGTGGTGCCGGCCGCCGTGCGGTCCAGCGGGATCCTGGTCAGGCCGTCCCGGAACGCCTCCGGGGAGTGGACCAGGAGGGTGCTGCCGAGCTTCCGGACCGGGGTGCGGCGGGTGGCGGCGAGCAGGGCGAACAGCAGGGGATGGCTGGAGAGGTAAACCTGCCGGTCACGCCGCCGGGCCCGCCGCATGCCGGCGGAGGAGGGCCGCGAGGGAGAGGCGCCGGCGGAGGGCAGCGAGGGAGAGGCGCCGGCGGAGGACAGCGAGGAAGAGGTGTCGGCGGAGGACAGCGGAGGAGAGACGCCGGCGGAGGGCCCCAGCGAAGGCGGGGTGCTGGTGGCGGACGGGGGTGCGGCGGCCGGTTCGCCGGGGGGCTGCGGGATCGGGGTCATCGGACGTGCACCTCCGAGGACGTGGGCGGGCGCCACCGCCGGTCCCAGTACCAGAGCAGCGTGCGCCGCGCGCCCCAGGCCCGCAGGCGGCGCAGGCTCGCCTCGACCACCATGTCCTCGGCGCGGATGATCCGGTCGGTGTGCCGGCGGGCGCGGTTGAGCAGGGTGACATCCTCCGAGCCGGCCTCCAGGGGTTCCCGGGCGGTGCCGCCGCAGCGCCGGTAGAGGTCCGCGGTCAGGGCCAGGTTGTGGCCGTGGACCAGGACGTACGGCGTGCGGTACCCGGCCGCCCGGTGCGCGCTGCGGTACCGGCCGTAGAGCGCGGCCAGCCGGACCACGGCGGGGAAGACGTGGCGCTCGGCGAAGGACGGGTGCTCGTCGCGGCGGGGGACGCTGCGGCCGCAGGCCAGGTCGGTTCCGCCGGTCAGGTGGCGGCGGGCGGTGGCCACCCAGTCCGGGGCCGGGCGGCAGTCGGCGTCGGTGCGGGCGAGCAGGGTGGCGCCGTGCGCGATGGCGTACCGGAAACCGGTGTCCGCGGCGGTGCCGGCGCCGCGTTCCGGTTCGGTGATCACCTCGATCGGGAACGGCGCGGCGAAGTCCCGGACCACGGCCGCGGTGCCGTCGGTGGACCCGTTGTCGACCACGACCAGCGTGAAGTCGGTGTCGGTCTGGGCGGCGAGGGCACCCAGCGTGGCGCCGATCGAGGCAGCCTCGTCGAACGCGGGAACGATCACGGCGAGCGGCGTCATGACCCCACCCGGGAGCAAGCGAGCCGCGAAGAGAGAGGCCGCGCGGAGGTGGGCCGCACAGAGGCGGGCCGCGGAGGGGTGAGGCGCGCGGAGGTGGGCCGTGCGGAGGTGGGCCGCGGATGGGTGAGGCGCGCGGGGGCCGCGCGGTGCGGGGTCATCGGCCCGTCCAGGAGGAGGCCGGGTCCGCGAAGGCGGCATGGGTGGCGGCGAGGTGGGCGGCCGCGGCGCGGTCCGGTTTGCGGGAGCGGCCGGCCAGCGGGACCGGGGCGAACAGGACCCGGTCCGGGCGGGCGGCGCCCATTCGGCGCAGCGGTTCGCGCAGGGCGGCGCGGACCGCGGCCGGGTCGGCGCCCGGGGTGGTCTCGACGATCGCGACCACGTCCTCGTCGCCGTCGCCGGCCGGGACGCCGACCAGCACCGCGAGCGCGACGCCGGGGACGTGCAGGGACGGCTCGTAGAGGCCGGGATAGATGTTCTCGGCGCGGCGCAGGATCATGTCCTTGGCCCGGCCGGCCAGCACCACCCGGCGGCCGTCGAGGCGGGCGATGTCCCCGGTGGACACCCAGGGGTGCGGGTCGGCGCCGAGGTAGCGGTCGCACACCCCGGCCCCGGCCAGCCGCAGCTCGCCGGTCGGCGAGAGGTCGGCGCGGACGCCCGGCAGCAGCTCGCCGACCAGGTCGCCGTCGCCGGTATGCGCGGCTTTCTCGGTCGCTTCGACGGCGGCAGCCGGGAAGACCTCGGTCAGCGCGTAGACGCACCAGGCCTGGTCGGCGCCGGCCGCCCGGACCCGGTTGAGCAGCGTGGCGGAGACCGGTGCCGATCCACTGTAGACGCGGCCGTGGAACGGCACCCCGGCGTCCAGCGCGGCGCGCAGCTGCGGCGGCGTCAGATAGGTGGCCTGCGGGCGCAGCGTGGTCACCTGCCGGCCCAGCGTCCGCGCCCGGCGCGACGGCATGGCCACCGGCGCGCCCGCGGCCAGCGACGGGACCAGCACGAAGAACATCCCGCCGAGGATCGGCACGCCGGCCCGTGGCTGGACCAGCTCGGCGACGGAGCGCATCCCGGTCGCCAGCCCGGACCGGGTGTGCACGACCGCGCGCGGGCTCGCGGTGGTCCCGGACGTGAAGATCACCACCGCGTCGCCGTCGCCGTCGTAGGCCGGGGGTGGCGGTCCGCCGGCGGCGAGCGCGGGCGCCGAGCCGGGCAGGCGGCGGCCGACGGTGACCGTCGGGGCGAGCTCGGTCAGGTCGGGCAGGGCCAGGCCGGCCCGGCGGGCGAGCGGCGCGGCCCAGGTGGCGACCGCCTGCGCGGCCGCGTCCGCGACGATCAGCGCGGGCTTGGCCAGCCCGAGGCGGGCGCGCAGGACGTCCGGCCCGGCCGACGGGTCCAGCACGGCGACGCGCAGACCGTTCCGGTACGCCGCGAGCAGCACCGCCAGCGCCCGGGCACCCGGGCGGACGGCGATGCCGAGCGTGTCGCCGGGACGCAGGCCGTGGGCGTGCAGCGCGCCGGCGTACCGGGAAAGCAGGTGAGCGACGTCTCCCCGGGAGACCCGGCGGCGGCCCAGCAACGCCGGGGTGTCGTCGCCGGGCCGCAGGCCGGCGATCAGGTCATCGAGCACGGCGGCCTCGGGATGCGACGGGAAGGTGAGCGGGCACAGCGGCCCGGGCTGCGGCGGGAAGGTGAGCGGGCACGGTCACCTCGGGTCCGGGGTGCGCGGGCCGCTGCCCTTGTCCAGGTACCACTTGGCGGTGCCGAGCACGCCGTAGGCGCGGATCCGGCGGGTGGAGTTCTCCACCACCATGTCGCGGCGGCGGGCGATCGCCGTGGTGGTGCTGCGGACCCGGTTGAGGAACAGCCGGTCGGTCGGCGACGGCCGGCGCGGCATCCCGCCGCACGCCTGGTAGAGCTCGGCGGTGATCGCCATGTTGTTGCCGGCGTGCATCCGGTACGGCGCGAGGTAGCTCGTGCCGCGGTGCGCGGGGCGGATCCGGCCGAACGCGGCAGCGAGCCCGACCAGCCCGGCGAAGACCGCCCGCCCGGCCGGGCCGTGCTCGTCGCGCCGCGCGGTGATCCGGCCGCAGACCATCCCGGCGCCGTCGTCGAGCGCGGCCCGGGCGGCGGCCACCCAGCCGGGGCGGGGCAGGCAGTCGGCGTCGGTGCGGGCGATCCGGGTGGCGCCGGCCGCGATCGCGTGCCGGATCCCAGTGTCGACCGCGCAGCCCACCCCTTTCTCCGGTTCGACCAGGACGTGCACCGGGAACGGGGCGCAGCCGGCGAAGGCGCGGACCGTGTCGGCGGTGGTGTCGGTGGAGCCGTTGTCGACCACGAGCAGGGTGAAGTCGGTGTCGGTCTGCGCGGCGAGGGCGTACAAGGTGGCGCTGATCCGGGCCGCCTCGTTGTAGGCCGGGACGATCACCCACAGGTCGGTGCCCATCAGCGCTCCCAGACCATGGTCATCATGCTGACCCCGCCGCCCAGGCCCATCAGCAGCACCTTGTCGCCCGGGTCCAGCGCCGGGGCGATCCGGGCGAGCTGGACGCCGAGGGTGGCGCTGGCGACGTTGCCCAGGCCGGTGACGGTGACCTCGAGGCGGTCCCGGGGCACTCCGGTGACCTCGACGAACCGGTCCAGGTAGGGCAGCGTGACCTGGTGCACCAGCACCTTGGCGTAATCGGTGTGCTCCAGCCCGGTGCGGGCCCGGACCCGGTCCAGGATGCTGGCGCCGACCTTCTCGAAGACGCCGCGCAGCCGGTGCCCGTCGCCGGCGAAGTAGGTGTGCTCGTCGCCGCGCGGGTACCGGGAGCCGCCGCCCGGGATGCCGCCGACCGTCCAGTGCTGCGAGTGGGTCTCGGTGTCGATGTCCAGGATGCCGCCGCGGGCGACCGGCTCGACCACCACGGCGGCGCCGGCGTCGCCGAAGGTGAACCCGGCGAACGAGCGGCGCGCCTCGGCCAGGCTGTCGATCCGGTCGCGCATCACCCGGCTCGGGGTCTCGCCGGTGACCACCAGGGCGCGGCGGGCCCGGCCGGCCAGGACCATCGAGCGGGCCAGGTCGATGCCGTTGAGGAAGCTGTTGCAGGCGTTGGTGACGTCCAGCGCGTGCGCCCGGCTGCCCAGCTCGGTCTGCACGATGTGCGCGGTGGCCGGTTCGACCATGTCCCGGGACGCCGAGGCGAACAGCAGCAGGTCGATGTCGAGCGGGTCGAGCTCGGCGTCGGTCAGCGCGGCGCGGGCGGCGTGCACGCCGAGCGTCGAGGCGTACTCGTCGGGGCCGGCGATCCGGCGTTTCTCGATGCCGGTGAGCCGGGCGAACAGCCCGCGTGGCAGGCGGACGCCACCGGCCCGGGCGATGCCGTCCTGCAGCTCGCCCGTGGTGACCTCGCGCTCCGGAAGGTACGCGCCCGCCCCGGTGATCCCGACATACATGGCTGCACATTCTGCCTCAGCCGAAACTGGCTCTGATTTCGGTGAGTTTCGGCAGGCTGATGGCCCAATCGGCACGTGGTGTGCGCCACTCCACGAGGTGTGTCCCGTCGACCAGCTGGCGCAGCACGTGCATCGGGCCGGCCTTCGGGTCGGTGTAGGTGAACTCCCAGACCGGCGCCGGCACCGCCTCGATCCGCACCCGCCGGTAGCTCGGCAGTTTCACCGCCCGCTCCTGGCCGATCAGGTCGGCGAGCACGTCCCCGCGCGGGTGCGGCCAGCGGGTGATCCGCAGGGTGATCCGGTCGGCCGGGTCGGTGAACGACAGCGCGCCGGCGGCGCTGTGCGCGGTCCACCCGGTCGGCACCGCCAGCCGCAGCCCGGCCGGGTCCTGCCACCACATGAAGCCGGCCGGCAGCGGGTCGGGCGGGTTCTCCCGGCCCTGCGCGCTGCCGCCCACGGCGAGCGCGGCGAGCAGGGTGAGCGCGGCGGCCAGCGCGGGCACCCGGCGGCGGATCACCGACCGGGGTGGCCGGGCCGCCTGGCGCAGCAGCTCCTCGGCGGCGGCCGGGTCGAGCCGGGCGGCCGGGTCGTGCCGCATCAGCCCGGCCAGCAGCGGGGTGAGCGGACCGGCCCGGCGCGGCGGGTCGGGCGGTCCGGCGGCCAGCGCGCGCAGGGTGGCCGCGGTGCTGCCGCGCGCGTAGGGCGGCTGGCCCTCGACGGCGTGGTAGAGCGTGGCGCCCAGCGACCACAGGTCGGAGCGGGCCGTCGAGGTGCGGTCGAAGAGCCGCTCCGGGGCGATGTACTTGGGGGAGCCGAGCACCACCCGGGCCTGGGTCAGCGCGGCGATCCCGGCCTCGGTGACCGCCGGGCCGAAGTCGATCAGCACGATCCGGCCGTCGTCGCCGATCAGCACGTTGCCCGGTTTGACGTCGAGGTGCAGCAGCCCGGCGCGGCCGGCGGCGCCCAGCCCGTCCAGCACGGCCAGGCCGATCCGCGCGACCCGGGCCGGTGGCAGCGCGCCGCCGGCCTGGATGACCTGCTGCAGCGAGCGGCCCGGGACATATTCCATGACCAGCCACGGGCCGTCCGGGTCGGGCAGCACGTCCAGGGTGCGGATCACGTGCGGGTGCCGGACCCGGGCCGCGGCGTGCGCCTCGCTGAGCGCCCAGGTGCTGACCACCTCGCGCTGCTCGGGGTGCAGTCCCTGCGGGACGGTGCACTGTTTGATCGCGACGTCGACGTGCCGCACCTCGTCACGGGCGAGCCAGACGTGGCTCATCCCCCCGGAGCCGAGTGGCCGGATGATCCGGTAGCGCTCGGCGATGATGACCGCTTCCACTGTGACCAATTTCGGCCCCCACCCATAGGCCAACAGTAATCAAGACGTTACTGCACGTAGAGGCCCGATGGTTGTCGGATTTCGGGCGGGACGGCGAACTCCGGGCGGCGTACTGTCGACTGTGGCCTGCGCGCGACTCCTCGGGCGGTGAGGCGGATGCGGCGTTCACGGTTCCGGCGGGTGTTGCCGGTCCTGCTCGGCTTCGCCCTGCTCACCGGCGGTCCGGCGGCCGGCGTCTCGGTCGCCGCCGCGCCGGTCAGCGCTCCCGACTCCGCGGTCCGGCTGCAGGCGCTGATGGGCCAGCACGCGGTCCTGGCCGCCGACCTGATGCGCAGCCGGATCCGCGGCGACGACGACTTCGTGCAGGCGGCGAACGCGGCGCTGGGGCAGAACACCGACGCGGTGACGGCGCTGATGCGGCAGCTGTTCGGCGCCGACCTGGCCCGCCGATTCGCTCCACTCTGGTCGGAGCACGTGGTCTCGCTGGTCGCCTACGCCAGCGGGGTCGCCGACCAGGACGACGCGGCCCGGGCGCACGCGAAGGCGGAGATCGTCGAGTACGAGGAGGAGCTGAGCCGGTTCTTCGCCGGCGCCTCGCGCGGGCGGCTGCCGGCCGGCGCCGTGCACCAGGCCCTCGACCTGCACGCGCACCACCTGGTCAGCCAGGCCGACGCGTACGCCGCGCGGGACTACCGGCGCGCCGACCGCACCTACCGCGAGAGCTACCAGCAGATGTACGACCTGGGCCGGACCCTGGCCGACGGCCTGCTGCCGGCCCGCGACCGGGACGCCCTGCGCGAGCCGGTCTGGCGGCTGCGCTCCCAGCTGGGCCGGCTGCTCGCCGAGCACGTGGTGCTGGCCGAGGACGTGACCCGGGCCGCGGTCACCAACACCCCGGACTTCGCGGCGGCCGGCCAGCAGATCAACGCGAACACCCGGGACCTGACCGCGGCGATGGACACCCTGTTCGGCGCCCCGGCCGCGCGCCGTTTCCAGCAGGTCTGGGGTTTCCACGTCGAGCAGCTGGTCGGTTACGCGGCGTCCACGGCCGGTCGCGACCAGGCCGGCCGGGAAACCGCCCAGGCCCACCTGCACGACTACGAGCAGCGGATGGGCGCGCTGCTCAGCGAGGTCACCGGGAAACGGATGGACGCGGCGCGGCTGTCCGCGGAGTTCCGCGGGCACGACGAGATGCTGCTGCGGCACGCGGACGCCTACGCGGCGCGCGACTACGTGACCGCGCACCGGCTGGCGCAGCGCACCTACGAGCACGGGTTCGAGCTGGCCCGGGACCTGGCGGACGCGTTCGGGGCGACGGTCGCCGGGCGGCTTCCGGTGGGCGGCCCGCAGACCGGCTACGGCGGGCTCGCGGGGGATCCGCGGGTGACGGGCCGCTGATGGGCGGACCGCGATTCTTCGGTACGGGCCGGGGCGCGCTCACCGCGTACGGGAAAGGTCTGGTTGTCGCTCTGGCCGCCGCGGGCCTGCTGGCGGGGGCGCAGCCCGCGCGGACCACCGGGGCGCGCGGCGGTCCGGTGCCGCCGCCGGTCGTCGCGGGCCCGCTGGTGGCCGGCGGCTTCCGGTCCGAGCGGACGTTTCCCGAGGTGGCCGAGCCGGTGCGGGTGCGGATCCCGCAGCTGCGCGTGGACAGCGCGCTGCAGCGGCTCGGGCAGGCGGCGGACGGGACGATCGCGGTGCCGAGCCGGGTCGAGGTGGCCGGGTGGTACCGGCTCGGGCCGCGTCCCGGCCAGCCCGGGCCGGCGGTGATCCTCGGGCACGTCGACTCGAGGACCGGCCCGGGGATCTTCGCCGGGCTCAGCGGGGTGCGCCCGGGCGCGCTGGTGACCGTCGACCGGGCCGACCGGAGCAGCGTGACGTTCCGGATCACCGAGGTGGTGCGGGTGCCCAAGGTGGACTTCCCGACCGAGGCGGTCTACGCGCCGACCCTCGATCCGACGCTGCGGCTGATCACCTGCGGGGGCAGTTTCGACGCCGCCCGAGGAAGCTACCGGGACAATGTCATCGCCTTCGCCGACCTCGCGTAGCCGGCGGGCGGCCGCCGCGCTGGCCGCGCTCGTCGTGGTCCTGCCGGGGGCGGCCGCCCGGGGCGGGTCCGAGGTGGTGCCGCTGCCGATCACCGCGGTGCTGGCGCGGGCCGGGGAGACCACCCTGGTGGTGGACGTCAGCGCGGCGCCCGCGGCGAGCCGGGGGAGCGTCGCGGTGAACGTCGACGGGGCGCCGCGGCCGGCCCGGCTGCGGCCGGTAGTGTCCGGCGCGCTCGCGGTGTCCCTGGTGGTCGACGCGTCGGCGGACGGCGCGGCGGCGCTGCCGGGCTGGCTCAGCGCCGGGGCGCGGTTCAGCCTGGCGGCGCCGGCCCGGACCCGGACCGTAGTGATCGCCGACCGGGCGCCGGCCGCGGTGGTGGCCGGGCCGGTCCGCGGGCCGGCCGGGGTCGTGCGGGCGCTGGACACCGTCCGAGCCGGCGGCGAGCGGGACACGGCGGCGGCCCTGACGCTGGCCACCGGGCAGTTCGCGGACAGCCCGGCCGGGGAACGGGTGGTGCTGCTCTACACCACCGCCGGCCGGGTCAGCGGCTTCAGCGCCGGGCGGCTGGCGGACCGGTTCCGGGCCGCCGGCATCCTGCTGGTCGTGGTGGGCACCACCGACCCGGACCGGTACTGGTCGACGGCGGCCACGGCGACCGGCGGCTTCTTCGCGCCGGCCGGCGATCCGGTGGTGGTGCCGGCGCTGGACCAGGTGGAGACCGCCTTGAGCAGCCGGTGCCTGGTCCGCTTCGGATCGCCGGAGCGGCCCGGGGCCCGGGTGTCGGTGTCGGTGCGGTCCGGGGACCTGGTCCTGGCCGGCGAGACGGTGCTCGGAGAGCCGCCCCGGGACGGCTCCCGGCGCTGGTGGGTGCTCGGGGCGGTGGCGGCGGTCGTGGCGGCAGCAGCGCTGATCTTCCTCCTGGTGCGTCGCCGGCGGGCGCGGGCCGCGCGGCTCGTCGCCGCCTCGCCCTACGCGGTGCTGCTCGGCGGTCCGCCGCTGCCGCCGGCCGTGTCGCCGCCGACACCCGGCGTCGAGCCGCCGCTCGGGCCGCCCGCGGCCGGGACGATGCGCCCGGCCGCCCGCGGGCGCGCCCCGGTCCCGGAGCCGCCCGACGAGTGAGCCCGGTCATCGATCCCGCAGCGGGATGTCCAGGTAGGAGCCGCCGGTCACGGTGATCGTGTCGCCGGGCGCGTTCTCGTCGTAGTAGAGCGGGTCGGCGGTGTCCACCACCAGGGTGAGCGAGTGGCCGGCCGGCAGGTCGTAGGCGGTGGCGAACAGGTCGACGTCGACGCTGCCGGTCCGGGTCAGCCAGGTGACCGGGGCGTGGGTGATCAGCTTGGCGTTGCCCAGGGCGTCCAGGTCGTACAGGTAGCTGACCAGGGTGCCGGTGCCGGCCGCGCCGGACAGCTCCAGGTGCACCTTCGGCGTGCCGCGCAGGCGCAGCACGGTGGACGGGCGCTCGGCGGCCCAGACGCCGGCCCGGGCCCGGTCGACGAACGGCAGCCAGACGCTCGGCTGCTGCCCGGTGATCGCCGAGGCGCCGTTGGTCAGCAGCACCACGCCGCCGCCGGCCACGGTGTCCTTGCCGGCGGGCAGCTGCTTGGTCCAGCCGGTGGAGGCCGCGCCGCCGAGCAGCCCGGTGCCGTCCAGCAGGCGGATCCGGCCGAGGCCGTAGCGGCGGGTGCTGCCGGTCAGGGCGGACCAGTCCGGGTACGACTCGGTGGCCGCGTTCAGCGGCTTGACCCGCACGGCCGGCGCGGACTCCACCCCGGTGGGCCGGCCGGCCAGGTAGTGGTCGAACCAGTCGTAGAGGCTCTGCCAGGCGTCGTTGGGCAGCCCGAGCACGCCGGTCAGCTCGGCGATCGCGTGGTCGCCGGGGCGCAGTTCCAGGCGTTTCGGGGTGGTCAGCCTCCCGAAGAAGTCGGTCAGCTGGTTCGGCGGGAAGAACGAGTCACCCCAGCCGTTGGCCAGCAGCACGGCCGGCTGGTTCGCGTTGATCGCGTCCAGGGAGGTGCTCGCCGAGCGGGCCCGGCCCCATGCCTTGACGTAGTCGACGTTCCGGTTGCCGTTGAAGTCGCCGAGCATCTGCGTCAGCTCCGGGCTGGGCTTGCCGACCAGCTGCGCGGCCAGCGACAGCAGCCCGGACGACTGCCGGTGCCGGGTGTCGCCGGAGTAGAGCGAGTAGACCAGGTCGGACCAGCCGCTGAGCGCCGCCACCGCCCGGATCCGCCGGTCCGCGCCGGCGCCGAGCAGGCTGATCCCGGCGCCGTAGGAGATGCCGGCCGCGCCGATCCGGTCCGCGTCCGCGGGGGTGTTCGCGATCGTCCAGTCCACCACCCGGGACAGGTCGGCCATGTCCAGCGGCCCGGCCGTGTCGATCGTGCCGCCGGAGAACCACCAGCCGCGCGGGGTGTAGGAGACCACCACGTAGCCCTTGCCGGCCAGGATCCTCGCCTGCGCGAGGTACTCCAGGTCGTTGAGGCCCCAGCTGGACGGGAAGAGGATCGCCGGATGCCGGCCGGTGCCGGCCGGAGCGATCCAGTTGGCCTTGAGGGTCACGCCGCCGGCGCCGGCTATGTCCACCGCCTGGAAGCCGGTGGTGCCGGCGGCCCGGGCGGGGCTCGCGGTGCCGGCCAGGACGAGGACCAAGCCGATGAATACCGAAAAAAGACGGCGTAATGCCATAGCGCACTCCTCGGGCGGATGGGGCGGGTATGGCGACGCGTCGTGGCGGCAGCGTAGGAAGCCGTACCGAGAAAGTGAAGGTGATGACATTCTCGTTACCGACCGGTAACGTGACTGGTCGGTAAGGGGGTGATGAGGATGCTCTACGGAACCCCGACTGCGCGTCGCCGCGACGCTCAGCGCAACCGGGCGGCCATCGTCATGGCCGCGAGCGAGGTGCTCACCGAGGCCGACCCGGTCTCGCTGATGCCGGAGATCGCCCGCCGCGCCGGCGTC contains:
- a CDS encoding CocE/NonD family hydrolase, whose amino-acid sequence is MVLVLAGTASPARAAGTTGFQAVDIAGAGGVTLKANWIAPAGTGRHPAILFPSSWGLNDLEYLAQARILAGKGYVVVSYTPRGWWFSGGTIDTAGPLDMADLSRVVDWTIANTPADADRIGAAGISYGAGISLLGAGADRRIRAVAALSGWSDLVYSLYSGDTRHRQSSGLLSLAAQLVGKPSPELTQMLGDFNGNRNVDYVKAWGRARSASTSLDAINANQPAVLLANGWGDSFFPPNQLTDFFGRLTTPKRLELRPGDHAIAELTGVLGLPNDAWQSLYDWFDHYLAGRPTGVESAPAVRVKPLNAATESYPDWSALTGSTRRYGLGRIRLLDGTGLLGGAASTGWTKQLPAGKDTVAGGGVVLLTNGASAITGQQPSVWLPFVDRARAGVWAAERPSTVLRLRGTPKVHLELSGAAGTGTLVSYLYDLDALGNAKLITHAPVTWLTRTGSVDVDLFATAYDLPAGHSLTLVVDTADPLYYDENAPGDTITVTGGSYLDIPLRDR